In Fodinibius salicampi, a single genomic region encodes these proteins:
- a CDS encoding DUF2339 domain-containing protein — MSDKNDKELHERMRHLERRVEQLEKQLREEKERDLVTPKPSPEDQSFAQKRSEETGSRFIPDEIQFDEQWLNRIGIGLLLIGVAFLFKYSVDQGWLIPPVRSMIGLGIGMFLFGSGLRMDESMNPFRQIMLGGGIGVFYITGFATYQLYTFLPVTIIWLFMIVVTLLALSLSLQQNEPILSVTGILGALGTPFMLYSGSGSVVMLMAYTVLILVAAAVIYYKKGWQSLLWSILTGGLTVVGVGVVTTSFYSEPATEMDRWMLQFGVVVWALCSWGIAVARNIGEPVREASAAVHLSVFAVPLWILPLVVINWELNEESLAMVAFGLAAIGAAGYYTFQHRKASTLALSHGLMGLIMGTIGVILFFEGTPLYIILVAETVALRYIAMQTGVSRLSIGSHFLFLVVLLWTFNALSEISYSEEASLLSIDAFSQLIFIIVSGTYLSAWLPQEVPQKLYRITSHLLLLFWIYQMFSMLSNGQAWVTITWGLYAIVLIAAGFIKFGRDVRLTGMATLFLVVAKLFWVDLAQLQALWRILLFIGFGGVLMLLGYYLQSTLHKAESEI; from the coding sequence ATGTCAGATAAAAATGATAAAGAACTCCATGAGCGAATGCGTCATTTGGAGAGGAGAGTAGAGCAGCTGGAAAAGCAGTTGCGGGAAGAGAAAGAAAGAGATCTGGTAACGCCGAAGCCCTCTCCGGAAGATCAGTCATTTGCCCAAAAACGCAGTGAGGAAACTGGCAGCAGATTTATTCCCGATGAAATTCAATTCGATGAACAGTGGCTTAATCGCATCGGCATTGGGCTCCTGTTAATTGGAGTAGCTTTTCTGTTTAAATATTCTGTAGATCAGGGATGGCTTATTCCGCCGGTTCGCAGTATGATAGGGCTTGGTATTGGGATGTTCCTCTTTGGGTCCGGATTGCGGATGGATGAATCGATGAACCCATTCAGGCAAATCATGCTGGGAGGAGGAATCGGGGTATTTTATATCACTGGCTTTGCAACCTACCAGCTATATACGTTTTTGCCGGTAACGATCATCTGGCTTTTTATGATTGTGGTGACGTTACTGGCTCTTTCACTTTCCCTGCAGCAAAATGAGCCCATTCTTTCGGTAACGGGTATCCTGGGAGCTTTGGGAACACCCTTTATGCTCTACAGCGGTTCCGGAAGTGTGGTAATGTTAATGGCTTACACCGTTCTCATACTGGTTGCCGCTGCTGTTATTTATTATAAAAAGGGATGGCAGTCGCTGCTCTGGAGTATATTAACCGGCGGTCTTACCGTAGTGGGAGTGGGCGTAGTTACCACTTCTTTTTATAGCGAGCCGGCTACCGAGATGGATCGCTGGATGCTGCAGTTTGGAGTAGTAGTATGGGCATTGTGCAGTTGGGGTATTGCCGTTGCCCGTAACATAGGGGAACCTGTAAGGGAAGCAAGTGCTGCTGTTCACCTGTCGGTTTTTGCCGTGCCGCTGTGGATTCTACCCCTGGTGGTTATTAACTGGGAGCTTAACGAAGAAAGTCTGGCTATGGTGGCATTCGGACTGGCAGCCATTGGTGCCGCCGGCTATTATACCTTTCAACACAGAAAGGCTTCAACTTTGGCGTTATCTCATGGATTGATGGGACTAATAATGGGAACTATCGGCGTTATTCTATTCTTTGAAGGAACGCCGCTGTATATCATCCTCGTGGCCGAGACGGTTGCGCTGCGTTATATTGCCATGCAGACCGGTGTATCGCGATTAAGCATCGGCTCTCACTTTCTATTCCTGGTGGTCTTGCTATGGACGTTCAATGCCCTCAGCGAAATCAGCTATTCGGAGGAGGCTTCACTTTTAAGTATTGACGCCTTTTCCCAACTGATATTTATAATTGTTAGTGGGACCTATCTGTCCGCTTGGCTGCCCCAGGAGGTTCCTCAAAAATTATATCGTATTACTAGTCATTTACTGCTTCTTTTTTGGATCTACCAGATGTTTTCCATGTTGTCAAACGGTCAGGCTTGGGTTACCATTACTTGGGGGCTATATGCCATTGTTCTTATTGCCGCTGGGTTTATAAAGTTCGGAAGAGATGTCCGTTTGACGGGCATGGCCACACTTTTTTTAGTCGTGGCAAAGCTTTTTTGGGTTGATCTGGCACAGCTGCAGGCTCTTTGGCGCATTCTTTTGTTTATTGGCTTCGGTGGTGTACTGATGCTTTTGGGGTATTATCTTCAGTCAACACTGCACAAAGCCGAATCGGAAATATAA
- a CDS encoding SDR family NAD(P)-dependent oxidoreductase — MSSFKDKNVLITGGAGGIGLLMAIQILKDEPNAIIIWDNNPENIESAEHKLWGSSAEVATNIVDIADPDQIYEAAERLLNQLNNIDIIINNAGIIIGGLFSERSTEEIQQTININLLGAMHVSRAFLPSMQKQGSGHIVNIASAAGLMGNPRMTVYAASKWGLIGWSESLRIELEQQKSGIKVTTVEPSYIDTGMFAGVTPPFLTPLLDPEDFSESVIEAIKKNKIHLRAPFMVKLLPFLRGILPARIFDYVAGKLFGVYHSMDTFKGRDQS; from the coding sequence ATGAGTTCATTCAAAGATAAAAACGTACTTATTACCGGGGGCGCCGGCGGCATAGGTTTGCTGATGGCTATCCAGATTTTAAAAGATGAGCCCAATGCTATTATAATTTGGGATAATAATCCGGAGAATATTGAATCCGCTGAGCATAAACTCTGGGGAAGCTCGGCAGAAGTAGCAACCAATATAGTAGATATTGCCGATCCCGATCAGATTTACGAGGCTGCGGAACGGTTGCTCAATCAACTAAACAATATAGATATCATTATAAACAACGCCGGAATTATCATTGGAGGCTTATTTTCAGAGCGTTCAACCGAGGAGATACAGCAGACCATCAATATCAATCTGCTGGGAGCTATGCACGTTAGCCGTGCTTTTTTACCAAGCATGCAGAAACAAGGGAGCGGACACATTGTCAATATAGCTTCCGCGGCCGGCCTGATGGGAAATCCCCGGATGACGGTGTATGCAGCCAGCAAATGGGGCCTAATCGGCTGGTCGGAATCACTCCGCATCGAACTGGAGCAGCAAAAATCCGGCATCAAAGTCACAACAGTAGAACCCAGTTATATTGATACTGGTATGTTTGCAGGTGTTACGCCCCCATTTTTAACGCCATTGCTGGACCCTGAAGACTTTTCGGAATCAGTTATTGAAGCCATAAAAAAGAATAAAATTCACCTCCGCGCTCCCTTCATGGTTAAACTACTGCCGTTTTTGCGTGGGATACTTCCTGCCAGAATTTTTGATTATGTTGCAGGTAAGTTGTTTGGCGTTTACCATTCAATGGATACCTTCAAAGGAAGAGATCAATCATAG
- a CDS encoding aldehyde dehydrogenase, translating into MEEIVDRQHQFFEQGKSRDPKFRINKLLRLKSLLQEHEEEIFAALQKDFCKPPLETYGTELLILYKEIDHLVKNLYSWSKPKKVRSSLLNFPSKSYIYPQPFGVSLVIGAWNYPIQLSLNPVLGSMVAGNCTIIKPSELAPNTSALLEEIINTHFDSGYLHVVQGDADTTQALLDEPLDYIFFTGSTRVGKIIMKAAAEQLTPVTLELGGKSPAIVDYAADLELAAKRISWGKFINAGQTCVSPDYVYVHESQLDTFCSLIKQNITEFYGSDPAESPDFARIINRDHFQRLKQMIDPNKVVSGGSTDADNLYISPTVMTQISWDDPVMQEEIFGPILPVLTYQDLDQAISKIKEQPKPLSLYLFSPDKSTQQQIIDNIPFGGGCINDTLVHLSNPDLPFGGIGHSGFGNYHGKSSFDLFTHQKSIMKRSSWIKNPFRYPPYEGNLKWLKKLTKYL; encoded by the coding sequence ATGGAAGAAATTGTCGACCGCCAGCACCAGTTCTTTGAGCAGGGAAAAAGCCGGGATCCGAAATTCCGTATAAATAAACTCCTTCGTCTTAAATCACTTTTACAGGAGCATGAAGAAGAAATTTTTGCGGCACTTCAAAAAGATTTCTGCAAGCCACCACTTGAGACATATGGCACCGAACTGCTAATACTCTACAAAGAGATCGATCACCTTGTAAAAAACCTATATTCCTGGAGCAAACCGAAAAAAGTGAGGAGCTCCCTCCTCAACTTTCCGTCAAAGAGCTATATCTATCCACAGCCTTTTGGCGTTTCGCTGGTTATCGGGGCCTGGAACTACCCGATACAGCTTTCGCTAAATCCTGTACTGGGATCAATGGTCGCTGGTAACTGCACGATTATCAAACCCTCGGAACTGGCTCCTAATACTTCCGCATTGTTGGAAGAAATAATCAACACACACTTCGACTCCGGTTATCTGCATGTTGTTCAGGGAGATGCAGATACTACACAGGCACTGCTCGATGAACCCCTTGACTATATCTTCTTTACCGGCAGCACCCGTGTTGGGAAGATCATTATGAAAGCGGCGGCCGAACAGCTTACGCCTGTCACCCTGGAACTAGGTGGAAAATCACCCGCCATTGTCGACTATGCCGCTGATCTTGAACTCGCTGCCAAGCGTATCAGCTGGGGTAAATTCATCAACGCCGGACAAACCTGCGTGAGTCCAGACTACGTTTATGTTCATGAATCACAGCTGGATACGTTCTGCTCTCTGATTAAACAGAATATCACTGAATTTTACGGTAGTGATCCCGCTGAAAGTCCTGATTTTGCCCGCATCATAAACCGCGATCATTTTCAGCGGCTTAAACAGATGATCGATCCCAATAAAGTAGTCTCAGGCGGATCAACCGATGCAGATAACTTGTATATCTCTCCTACCGTAATGACCCAAATAAGCTGGGATGATCCGGTAATGCAGGAAGAGATATTTGGGCCCATCCTGCCAGTGCTCACCTACCAGGATCTTGACCAGGCCATTTCGAAAATAAAAGAACAACCCAAGCCTCTATCCCTCTACCTGTTTTCCCCGGATAAGTCCACCCAGCAACAAATCATAGATAACATTCCCTTTGGCGGCGGATGCATAAATGACACTCTGGTCCATTTAAGCAATCCCGATCTGCCTTTTGGTGGAATCGGGCATAGCGGTTTCGGAAACTATCACGGCAAATCCAGCTTTGATCTTTTTACACACCAAAAAAGTATAATGAAAAGAAGCTCCTGGATTAAAAATCCTTTTCGCTATCCGCCCTACGAAGGCAATCTCAAATGGCTCAAAAAACTAACCAAATATCTATGA
- a CDS encoding YhdH/YhfP family quinone oxidoreductase, whose product MNQSFKALVVEETEDGQFKRSIREWNIDKLPKHEVLVQVHFSSLNYKDALSATGNKGVTKQYPHIPGIDAAGIVEESSDDRFEKGDKVIVTSYDLGQNTPGGFGQYIRVPGDWVVPLPVGLSLFESMALGTAGLTAAIGVHHLKHNNVEPDDGPVLVTGATGGVGTMAISILAKLGYQVTAATGKTERESFLKSLGASSVIHRDKVQDQSGQPLLSARWAGGIDTVGGLMLDTVLRQTKQGGTVACCGNVLGHELHTSVYPFILRGVNLAGIDSGYSPMELRKKLWKRLASSWKPAHLKKISQSCSLEELNQKIDNILEGKQVGRTVVDLNV is encoded by the coding sequence ATGAATCAGTCGTTTAAAGCACTTGTTGTCGAAGAAACTGAAGATGGCCAATTCAAACGCAGCATACGTGAATGGAATATTGACAAGCTGCCCAAACATGAGGTTTTAGTTCAGGTTCATTTTTCCTCTCTTAACTATAAAGATGCACTCTCTGCTACCGGCAACAAAGGCGTCACCAAACAATATCCCCACATTCCCGGTATTGACGCGGCCGGCATTGTTGAAGAAAGCAGTGATGACCGGTTTGAAAAAGGGGACAAAGTAATTGTAACCAGCTATGACCTGGGGCAAAATACTCCCGGCGGCTTTGGCCAGTATATCCGGGTGCCCGGCGACTGGGTTGTTCCTTTGCCGGTTGGTCTTTCCCTGTTCGAAAGCATGGCGCTGGGTACTGCGGGATTAACCGCTGCCATCGGTGTCCACCACTTAAAACATAATAATGTTGAACCAGATGACGGTCCGGTGCTTGTGACCGGTGCAACCGGCGGTGTAGGCACCATGGCCATAAGCATTTTGGCAAAGTTAGGGTACCAGGTAACGGCAGCCACAGGAAAAACGGAACGGGAATCCTTTCTCAAATCCCTGGGGGCCTCTTCGGTTATTCACCGGGATAAAGTGCAGGATCAATCGGGGCAACCGCTGCTTTCCGCACGCTGGGCCGGGGGAATAGATACGGTAGGCGGACTCATGCTTGATACGGTCCTGCGGCAGACCAAACAGGGAGGGACGGTGGCCTGTTGTGGAAACGTACTGGGCCACGAACTGCATACCAGCGTATATCCGTTTATCCTGAGGGGCGTTAATTTAGCCGGAATCGACAGTGGATATAGCCCTATGGAGCTGCGAAAAAAGCTATGGAAACGGCTTGCTTCATCCTGGAAGCCGGCACACCTAAAAAAGATAAGCCAATCTTGCTCGCTCGAAGAGCTCAATCAAAAAATCGACAATATATTAGAGGGGAAACAGGTAGGAAGGACGGTCGTAGATCTGAATGTATAA
- a CDS encoding response regulator produces MAETQKGRVLIVEDDLLLSMVEERLINNLGYEVVGKVSSGEEAIKKEKELKPDVIVMDISLKGKMDGIDAMNEIRKSSDVAVIYLSGSSDETHIERAGETNYSGYLTKPITSGDLRGPLEEAMESIGVNVDSDDE; encoded by the coding sequence ATGGCAGAAACTCAAAAAGGCAGGGTCTTAATCGTAGAGGATGATCTTCTTTTGAGTATGGTAGAGGAGCGATTGATCAATAATTTAGGTTACGAGGTTGTTGGAAAAGTTTCATCCGGAGAGGAAGCGATTAAAAAAGAGAAAGAGCTTAAGCCCGATGTGATTGTGATGGATATTTCACTGAAGGGTAAGATGGATGGTATAGACGCCATGAATGAAATTCGCAAAAGTTCGGATGTAGCCGTTATTTATCTTTCCGGAAGTTCCGATGAAACCCATATAGAGCGTGCCGGTGAAACCAATTATTCAGGCTATTTGACGAAGCCCATTACAAGCGGAGACTTACGAGGTCCGCTGGAGGAGGCTATGGAATCAATAGGGGTAAATGTTGATTCAGATGATGAATAA
- a CDS encoding DUF2235 domain-containing protein: MPKNIVILSDGTGQEGGVGHNTNIYKLFNVLESRTKDQVVYYDPGLGTHDTGRLGMLSGFGISKNIKDCYRFLFENYQSGDQIFLIGFSRGATTVRSLSSFIHYFGILPESRPKLIDQAYGIYKIKDEKRRKEKAGQFIEKHHTMWTRIKFLGCFDTVAALGAPFKSLSAILDRFPLFRHQFHNLTLSESVEHAYQALAVDDERKTFHPALWNHEIKEYQTLSQVWFPGMHTDVGGGYPEHELSDIPFIWLCNKAVSCGMKIYEKERIHLSPKADGVMHDSRSGGINKFYRREVRSWPKNRPDKPVIHQSVLDRAEKIEYSPWILDTEYEVEPEANIS; encoded by the coding sequence ATGCCTAAAAATATTGTCATACTTTCGGATGGGACGGGTCAGGAGGGAGGGGTAGGTCACAATACCAATATCTATAAGCTGTTCAACGTTCTGGAGTCGCGGACCAAAGACCAGGTTGTCTATTACGACCCGGGGCTTGGGACGCACGATACCGGGCGGCTGGGCATGCTGTCGGGTTTTGGTATTTCCAAAAATATCAAAGACTGCTACCGGTTTTTGTTTGAGAATTACCAGTCCGGTGATCAAATCTTTTTAATTGGCTTTAGCCGCGGGGCAACGACGGTTCGCAGCCTTTCCAGCTTTATTCATTACTTTGGCATCTTGCCCGAATCACGTCCAAAGCTTATCGATCAGGCCTACGGCATATATAAAATCAAGGATGAGAAAAGACGAAAAGAAAAGGCAGGCCAGTTTATTGAAAAGCACCACACTATGTGGACCCGCATCAAGTTTTTGGGCTGCTTTGATACGGTTGCCGCTCTCGGTGCTCCGTTTAAAAGTCTCAGTGCTATTCTGGACCGGTTTCCGCTTTTCCGGCATCAGTTTCACAACTTAACGCTCAGCGAAAGTGTAGAGCACGCTTATCAAGCCCTGGCTGTTGACGACGAACGAAAAACATTTCATCCGGCGCTCTGGAATCACGAGATCAAAGAGTACCAGACGCTCAGCCAGGTTTGGTTTCCCGGCATGCATACTGATGTGGGTGGTGGATATCCGGAGCATGAGCTTTCCGACATCCCATTTATCTGGCTGTGTAACAAAGCCGTTTCCTGCGGAATGAAAATCTATGAGAAGGAGCGGATTCATCTTTCTCCGAAGGCAGACGGAGTGATGCACGATTCACGAAGTGGCGGGATCAATAAGTTTTATCGGCGGGAAGTGCGCAGCTGGCCAAAGAATCGCCCTGATAAGCCTGTTATTCATCAAAGTGTATTGGATCGGGCAGAAAAAATAGAGTATAGTCCCTGGATCTTAGATACGGAATATGAAGTGGAGCCTGAGGCGAACATATCTTAA
- a CDS encoding NUMOD1 domain-containing DNA-binding protein: MQIDKDKIYSESELRDKNIYGVIYKVENIKTGKIYVGRTTDLKKRIESRRNAVHSERNVSKNGIVHAMRTEGMNCFEYEIIDCLKINPDFKFSHRDIYEEKLNEKEIRWIKKLGAYKDGYNQTTGGEATYDVYTKVLQYDLEGKFIREWNSIKEANLHLNVSDNSVSGIPRVCLGISNVAFGYQWRYKESEDFPQHIGPVPSDYWVLQYDKEGNFLQRFRTPSIAAKKLDIENGGNKIAECAKNDNYITAYGFQWRYQETDDFPKKINTAEEQNDLLKHYEEKAKPVIQYDLEGNYINTFRTTDEAAEQTGVFRNVIKRVAEGDYYRAGEYQWRYKKGEKIPKKIDSYEKPNTKKVYQYNPESYELVNTWISAREACRQNPDWNYKQISGAVIGKYQKTYLGYVWSYQELTKNEIDEKLSSKVKKRSKSKKDRSPGKTVYQYSKNKTKFIKKYESAAEAARQMGYKNGSGISRVARGERNHYKGHFYSYTKL; encoded by the coding sequence ATGCAGATAGATAAAGATAAAATCTATTCTGAATCTGAACTTCGAGATAAGAATATCTACGGGGTAATTTATAAGGTAGAGAATATAAAGACTGGAAAAATCTATGTTGGCAGAACTACAGATTTAAAGAAAAGGATTGAGAGCAGAAGAAATGCAGTACATTCTGAAAGAAATGTCTCAAAAAATGGAATTGTCCATGCAATGAGAACTGAAGGAATGAATTGTTTCGAGTATGAAATTATAGATTGCCTAAAAATAAATCCAGACTTCAAATTTTCACATAGAGACATATACGAAGAAAAATTAAATGAAAAGGAGATTCGATGGATTAAAAAATTAGGTGCGTACAAGGATGGCTACAATCAAACAACAGGAGGTGAAGCAACCTATGATGTTTATACCAAAGTTTTGCAATATGATTTAGAAGGTAAATTTATCAGAGAGTGGAATTCTATTAAAGAGGCAAATCTACATTTAAATGTCAGTGATAATTCTGTTTCAGGAATTCCAAGAGTTTGTCTAGGTATTTCAAATGTTGCTTTTGGTTATCAATGGAGATATAAGGAGTCTGAAGATTTTCCCCAACATATTGGCCCGGTGCCAAGTGATTATTGGGTATTACAATATGATAAGGAAGGTAACTTTTTGCAGAGGTTTAGAACACCATCTATTGCTGCCAAAAAGTTGGATATTGAAAATGGAGGAAATAAAATTGCAGAATGTGCTAAAAATGATAATTACATAACTGCTTATGGTTTTCAATGGCGTTATCAAGAAACAGATGATTTCCCAAAAAAGATTAATACTGCGGAAGAACAGAATGATTTATTAAAACATTATGAGGAAAAAGCTAAGCCAGTTATTCAATATGATTTAGAAGGAAATTATATTAACACATTTCGAACCACTGATGAGGCAGCTGAACAAACAGGTGTGTTTAGAAATGTTATTAAAAGAGTAGCAGAAGGTGATTATTATCGGGCCGGAGAATACCAGTGGCGATACAAAAAAGGAGAAAAAATCCCCAAAAAAATTGACTCCTATGAAAAACCAAATACTAAAAAAGTATATCAATATAATCCTGAAAGTTATGAACTTGTAAATACTTGGATTTCAGCTAGAGAGGCTTGTCGCCAAAATCCTGATTGGAATTACAAACAAATTTCAGGTGCAGTAATTGGGAAATATCAGAAAACTTATCTAGGCTATGTTTGGTCTTATCAAGAGTTGACAAAAAATGAAATTGATGAAAAACTCAGTAGTAAAGTCAAAAAGAGGTCAAAGTCTAAAAAAGATAGGAGTCCTGGAAAAACTGTATATCAGTATTCAAAAAATAAAACCAAGTTTATAAAAAAGTATGAATCTGCTGCTGAAGCTGCCCGTCAAATGGGTTATAAAAATGGAAGTGGAATTAGTAGAGTAGCCAGAGGGGAAAGAAATCATTACAAAGGTCATTTTTATTCCTATACCAAATTATGA